GGCGGCGCCAGCGGCCCGGTGAAGAACGCAGGCACGAGCTCTTCGACCGCCTCGTCCTCATCGTCCGCCACCGTGGCCGTCACCACCGGCAGCGGCCGCCCCGCCGCACTCTCGCGCAAGGCGCGCGCCAGCTCGGCATCGAAGCTGCGCAGCCGCGGATCCGGCGTGTCGTCGCTGAAGGATTCGGGCGCGAACGGCTGCAGCGGATGCTCCACCAGCAGGCGGGCCCGTGCCTGCCGCAGCGCCTGCGGGTCGGCGCCGCCGAGGCCGGGGACCAGCACGTCGAGCAGCTCCGATACCAGCACCGAGGGCGGCAGCACCGCGTTGTCGCGGATGCTGCGGCCGGTGTAGCTGGCGTAGAACGACGAACGGGCCGCCAGCAGCAAATCGAGGAACAGGTTGCGCTGGTCGGCGCCGCGCTGGCGGTCGCCCGGGCGCGGGTGGCGCGCGATCAGGTCGAACTCCACCGGCCGCTCGGTACGCGGAAAGGCGCCGTCGTCCAGGCCGATGGCGCAGATCACCGGGAAGGCCAGCCCGCGCAGCGTGCTCATGCCGGTGAAGGTGACGCGGCCGGTGGGCACGCCGCCGCGCGCCGGGTCTTCCAGCGCGGCCTGCAGCGCCTGCCGCAGCACGCTCGCAGGCACCGGCTCCTGGAGGCCGGCCCCTTCCATCGCCTGCACCACCTCGTCGATCGCGCCGTGGAGCTCGACCACGTCCTCCAGCTCGCGCGTCGGCGCGTCGATGAAGCACTCGACCAGCTCGTGCAGGAGCTGGCGCCACTGCGCCGGCGGGCGCGCCTGCGCCAGTTGCCGGCGCAGCGCGCGCAGCTCGTCGGCAAAGGCTTGCAGCGCCCCCAGCGGCAGCGCCGCCGAGCCTTCGGCCCGGCCGCTGGGCAGCAGGTCGCCGAGCACGCCGGCGGCGCCATCGGGCATGGCATAGCCGAGGAACAGGCGCTCCAGGCCGGCGGCCAGCGTGTGCCGGGCCACCGGCAGGCCTTCGCTGCGCAGGTGGTCCTCGTCCAGCGCCCAGTGCACGCCGGCCTCGAGCAGCCATTCGTGCACCTGCTGCAGGCCGGCTTCGTCCAGGCCGAAGCGGCGCGCCACCACCGGTTGCTGCAGCAGGCCGTGCAGCTCGGTGGCGGTGCAGCGCGAGGCCGCCAGCGCCAGCACGTCCAGGAACGCACGCACCGGCTGGTTGGCCCGGGCGCGACCCAGGCCGGAGATCTCGAAGGGGATGCGGCGCTCGGCTGGCACGCTGCCGAACACCGCGTCGATCAGCGGGGCCGCGGCCTCCAGGTCGGGCGTGACCACCAGCACGTCGCCGGCGCGCAGCCGGGGGTCGGCCTTGAACAGCGCGAGCAGGTGGTCGTGCAGCACCTCCAGTTCGCGCGTGAGCGAGTGGCAGGCATGGATCTCCAGGCTGCGGTCGCCCTCATGCCACTGCAGGCTGCCGGGCTCGATCTCCTGCAGGTCCAGCAGCGCGTCCTGCAGCTGGCCCAGCAGCGAGGGCGACGGCGCGGCTTCGTAGTGCTCGTGCACCTGGCTGTCCACGTTCTCCGCCTGCAGCAGCGATTCGAGCTGCGACTGTGCCTGCCGGCCCCAGGACACCAGCAGGCGCGGGCCCTCTTCGAAGCTGTCGATGCCGCGCGCGCGCAGCTGCTGCTGCCGGCGCGCATCGACCAGGTCGAACCAGTATTCGCGGCAGGGGTTGAGCACGTACAGGCGCACCTCGGTCCAGCGGCTGAGCTGCTGCAGCGCGCGCAGGTACAGCGGCGGCATGGATGACAGGCCGAACACGTGCACGCGCGACGGCAGGCCCTGCGACGACCCGGCGCCGGCGCCGCCCGAGGCGAGCTGCTGCACCAGCAGCTCGAACGGATGCTCGCCGGCCACCTGCATGTCGGCCGCGATGCGCTGCCACAGCGCGGCCTGCCAGTCCTCGTCCACGCCCAGCGTGCCGGTGGCGCCGCCCTGCTGCCAGCGCAGCAGCAACTGGTCGCGATAGGTCAGGTACTGGCCCAGCAACGCCGCCACCCGCGTGGCCAGTTCGTAGCGCATCGCCTCATCGGCGCCGGCGGCGGACAGCCACGACTGCAGCCGCTCGAAGCGGGCCACGAAGGCGGCATCGCCCAGCGCCTGGTACACGCGCCAGGCCAGCTGCGCCGGCTCGAACGGCGACTCGGCCTGAACCGGCAGGAAGCGCGCCGCCTGCTGCCACAGCCACTGGGCCAGGAAGGCGAACTCGGCATCGGCGCAGACACCCTCGCGGTCGGCGATGGCCAGCGTCAGCGCGCGCCGGTGGGCGATGCTGGGCACGATGACAGGATCGCTGCGCAGCGGATCGCCGCCGCCGTCGCCCAGCTGCGCCAGCAGCTCGGCCAGCAGGCATTCGTAGCGGTTGGAGAAGTGCAGGTGCAGCATGGTCGGCGGTACGGGCCGCTACACGACGAACGCGGCTTCGCTGCCGCTGCGTGAGGCCCGCAGTTCCAGCCGGGCGTCGATCCAGTCTTTCAGCTCGGCCACGTGCGAAATGATGCCGACCATGCGTCCGGCCTGCTGCAGGTCCTTCAGCGTGCGGATGGCGAAGTCCAGCGCTTCCGGGTCCAGCGTGCCGAAGCCTTCGTCCACGAAGATGGCGTCCAGCCGGATGCCGCCGGCATGGGCCTGCACCACGTCCGACAGCCCCAGCGCCAGCGCCAGGGAGGCCAGGAAGGACTCGCCGCCTGACAGCGTGCCGACCGCGCGCGCGGCGCCGGTGTAGTGGTCGAACACTTCCAGGTCCAGTCCGCCGCTCTTGCGAGCGTCGCCCTGCTGCTGCACCCGCCGCATCTCGTAGCGGCCGCGGCTCATCACGCGCAGGCGCTGGCTGGTGGCGTCCAGCACTTCCTCCAGCAGCGTGGCCAGCACGTAGCGCTGGAAGGACATGCGCGGCGCGTTCTGGCCGCCAGCCACTTCGGCCAGCCCGCTCAAGACGCCGTGGCGCTGCTCCAGTTCGCCGAAGGCCTGGTCGAGCTTGTCGAGCGACGCGATGAAGCCGTGGGTGACCTGCAGCTCGTTGCGGGCCTGGGTGCTCGCCTTGCCGGCATCGAGGTGGGCCTGCTGCGCCTGCCGGTGCGCCTGTTCGAGCGCGGGCAGGTCGGGACGCGCCAGGCCCTCGGCCTGCGCCGTCGCGCGCTGCAGGCGTTCGCGGGCCGATTGCAGGCGCTGGTCGTGGCCTTCGATGGCCGCCTGCAGCTGATGCAGCGCGGCTTCGTCGAGCCGGGCGCCGTCCCAGGCCTGCGCGTCCGCGAAGCCGGCGTCGCGCAGACGGGTGGCGAATTCGCTGGACTTGGCCTGGTGCCGGCTCTCGGCGTCGGCGCAGGCCTGGGTACTCTCGTCGACCTGCGCGGCCAGCCGCGCACGTTCCAGAGCCGCCTGGCTGGCGGCCTGCGTGGCCTGCTCGATCGCCTGTCTGATTTCGTTGCGCTGGCTGGTGGCCGCCTGCAACGCCGACTCCAGCGAGCCGGGCCCGGACAGCTCCGCCGGCACACCGCCTTCGCGTTCGCGCAGCCGGGCTTGCGCGCCTTCCAGCGCTTTCTCCGCGGCGTGCAGCGCCTGCTGCGCGGCCTGGGCGGCGTCAGCGCGCTCGCCAGCCCGGGCTTGCGCCGCGGGCAGCCCTTGCAGGCTGGATTCGAGCGCCTGCGCGGCGGACCGCGCGTCCGCCAGTGCGTTCGTGGCCTGCTGCAGCCGCGCCTGGATGTCGGCGGCGGACCGGCCGTCGAGCGCGTCCTGCAGCGTGCCGGCCTGCCCCTGCAACTGCGCCTGCTGGTGCTGCAGCGCACCAAGTTGCTGCTGCGCCGATTGCCATGCGGCTTGGGACAGCTCCAGCGCGGCATCGGCGCGTGCGAGCGGCTCGTCGCCGATGGACGCGCCGGCTTCGTCGTGTGCCGGGGCGGGGTGCTCGTGCGAGCCGCAGACCGGGCAGGCCTGGCCGTCGGCCAGCGCCTGCGCCAGGCGCGCCGACTGGCCGGCCAGCCAGCGCTGGAAGGTCGCGTCGCGCGCCTGCCGGGCCGCCACGACCCCGGCCTGGGCGACATCGACGCGCCCTTGCTGCTCGCGCAGCTGCGTTGCGACGCCATCGACCTCCTGCTGCAACTGCTGCAGTCGAACGGCCTGCTTGTGCTGCTGCTGGAGCTGCGCCAGCGCCAACTGCGCCGCCTGCAGCGAGGCGGCCCGCGGGCGCTGCGCCTCGACGTCGGCCTGCAGCCGGGCCAGGGCGCCGGCCGCCTGCGCGGCCGCCTCGGCGGCGGCTTGCGCAGCCTGGTCGGCCTGAACGCGCCGGGCCGCCGCCGCTGCCTGTTCGGCCTGCGCCTGGGCCAGGGCGGCGACGCGCTCCCGGGCCGCTTCGAGCTGGCCGATGCGCTCGACCAGCCGGTCGAGCTCGCCGCTGCGCGCCGACTGCCGTTGCTGCTGCTGGCGCGCCTGCTCGTCGCGCGCCTGCGCCGCCTGCAGCTGGGCCTGTCGCTGCGCGAGCAGCAGTCGCGCCTGCGCCAGCGCCTGCTGCGCCTCCTGCAGCGCCTGGGCGTAGGGCACGAGCACGGCCGCCTGCCGCGCAGCGGCGAGCTGGGCGCGCCGCTGGCCCCAATGCGGGCCCTGCGCCTGCAGCGCCGTCACGTCGGCCTGGGCGGCATCGAGCTCGCCGAAGCGCTCGGCCGCCTGCCGGCCCGCGTTGAACTGCGCTTCGGCGGCCCGCGCTGCTTCGAGCGCCGCCGATTCCTGCTGCTGCAGGGCGGCCAGCGCGCCGGCCTGGGCCTCGCTGCGGGCGTGCAGCTCCTGCAGTTCGGCCGCGCCCGCCTGCTCCAGCAGCGTGCGCCGGCTGGTGCGCGCGCTCTCGAGCTGCCGGTTCAGCTCCGCCGCGGCGCCCTTGAGCGCATCCTCGATCCGCTTGTACAGCTCGGTGCCGAACAGCACCTGCAGGATCTTCTCGCGCTCGGCCGAGGTGCTCTTGAGGAACTCCGCGAAGCGGCCCTGCGGCAGCACGATCACCTGGCGGAACTGGCGGCTCTCGAAGCCGATCAGCTCCACCACCTTGTCGGTGACCTTGCTCCAGCCGGTGGCCAGCACCTCCTCGGGCGCGCCTTCGCCCTCGCTTTGCAGTTTCCACAGATCGGCCTGCGCGGCCTGCCGCACCTGGCCGTCGCCGCGGCGCGCCGGCCGCATCTGCTCGGGCACGCGCAGCACCCGGTAACGCTGCTCGCCGAGCTGGAAGTCGAAGCGCACCTCGGTCAGCCGGTCGGGCGCCGCGTAGTGGCTGCGCATCTGGGCGCCGTCGCGCTCGCCGCCCGAGCTGTCGCCGAACAACGCGAAGCACAGGGCGTCGAGGATGCTGGTCTTGCCGGAGCCGGTCGGGCCGTGGATCAGGAAGAAGGTCTTGCCGCCCAACAGGCCGAAGTCGATGAGCTGCGTGCCGGCGAACGGGCCGAAGGCCTGCATGGACAAGCGCAGCGGCTTCATGCGCCCTCGCCGTCCTGCGCCGCGCGAATGACCGGCTGGGCGCAGCCTTCGAACGCCCGCAGGTGATCGGGCGCAAGCTCGCGGCCCTGCACGTCGCGCCAGAATCCCTGGAACAGGTCGGCCGGGGCCAGCCGCCGGTGGTCGCGGGCGGCCGAGGCCGCGCCGCCGGCCGGCTGTTCATGCCGGGCGAAGCGGATCTCCATCAGCTGGGGATAGGCCTCGCGCAGGCGGCCCATGGGATCGAACACCGGGCCGGGGTCGGTGAGGTGGGCACTCAGGTAATCGTCGCGCGGGCCGTTGTGGTCGCGCGCCTCCAGCAGCTGCTGCAGCGTCCCCCGGATCACGCGCACGTCGCGCCGCGCCGACAGCCGGTGCTCGGTCACTTCGCAGCCGCCATCGGCGCCCATCCGCACCACCGACACGCTCTTGGCGTGGTCGGCCTCCTGGAACGAGTACTTGAGCAGGCTGCCGCTGTAGCGGATGCGCGCGGAACCAACCGGCTGCGGCCGGTGCAGGTGGCCGAGCGCGACATAGTCGAAGCCGGCGAAGCTGTCGGCCGGGACCGCGCCGGAGCCGCCCACGCTGAGCGGGCGCTCGGACTCCGATTCGCTGCCGCCGGCGACGAAGGCATGGCCGACCAGCACGTTGCGCCGGCCCGGCTCGAACGCGGCGCGCAGCTGCGCCAGCACATGCGCCATGGCACTGGCGTGGTCGTTGACCGCCTCGCCGCCCGGCAGCGCGCGGGCGAAGGTCGGCTCCACGTAGGGCAGCGGGTGGAAGGCGACGCGAGCGTCGCCCTCGCCCAGCACCACCGGCGCGAAGTGGCCCAGCGTGCCGCGCACGAACAGGCCCTGGCGCTCCAGGATGCGGCTGGAAAAGCCGATGCGCTCGGCGCTGTCGTGGTTGCCGGCGATCAGGATCACCGGAATGCCGTGGCCGACGATGAGCTGCTCCAGCACCTCGCCCAGCAGCGCGACGGCGTCGGCCGGCGGCACGGCCCGGTCGTACACGTCGCCGGCGATGACGACCGCATCGACCTGCTCGTCGGCGGCCAGCGCCACCAGCTGCTGCAGCACGTGGTGCTGGTCGTCCAGCAGCGAGCTGCCGTGGAACCAGCGGCCCAGGTGCCAGTCGGCGGTATGGAGGAACTTCATGGCGCGCCTTCGGTCGATTGCAGGACCCCGCTGCAGGTACCCGCGAGGCGCGCCACGCGAGCCTGCGGCGGGAGGAAGGCGGCGGAGCTCATTCGGTACTGCATGCAGCTCAACGGTGCGCCTGATTATCGGGGTGCAGCGCGCGATGCGGGCGCGTCGATATTCCGCCGATTCATGAGCTCATTGCATGCGCCGTATACTTGGGCTCATGTCCACCCGCGCCGCAGCCCTCCACCGCAGCGCTTCCATGCATGCCATGGAAGCGCTGAGCGCTGCGCGCGCGGCCCATACGGTCACTACACCACTCCACTGCCTGGCTGCACTTTCCTCGGCCCGGCGGTTGCTTTGAACTTCTCTCACGCACACCATTGACCGTCGGGCCTGCACCTCGTGCGGTATCGATTCGGCCTGCTGAGGGCCCCGGTTGACTGGAGTGCTTCGATGAATGCAATGCGCCTTGGCCGCTTGAGTGCGGCCCAAGCCCCCCACCATCCCCCCGCCTGGGCGTGCTGCGCCCCGCCGCGGCGACCTGGCCCGGAGGACGCTGACGATGGAAGGCCTGCACCTCACCGCGGATCTCTACGACTGCCGCTGCGAACCGGCGCTGATGATCGACGCCGACCGGCTGGCGCAACTGTGCAGTTCGCTCACGGTGGCCGCCGGACTGACGGAAGTCGCGCAGCGATGGCACACCTTCCCCGAGTACGAGGGCCAGCCCGGCGGCGTGACCGGCACCCTGCTGCTGGCCGAATCGCACCTGGCGATTCACACCTGGCCCGAGCGCGCGGCGGTCACGCTGGACGTCTATGTCTGCAACTTCACCGACGACAACTCCGGCAAGGCGCGTGACCTGATCGGCGGCCTGCAGCAGGCGTTCCAGCCCGGGCGCGCGCAGCGCCAGCAACTGCAGCGCGGCGGCGAGGTCACCGACACCAGCGAGACCGAGCTGGTGCTGGAGCCGATCAACGAGCAGAGCGTGTTCGGCTTCCGGTTCGATCGCCGGCTGCTGTCCACCCGCACGCCGTTCCAGCAACTGGAACTGCTGGAGTCGCGCCAGCTGGGCCGCACGCTGCGGCTGGACGGCCGCTTCATGACCTCCGAGGCCGACGAATTCTTCTACCACGAGGCGCTGGTGCACCCGGCCGCCATCACGCATGGCTCGCCCGAACGCGTGCTGATCCTGGGCGGCGGCGACGGCGGCGCGGCCGAGGAAGTGCTCAAGCACCCGTCGGTGCAGCACATCACCCTGGTGGACCTGGATCCCGGCGTGATCGAGATCGCGCGCCGCGAGCTCTCGAAGATCCACCGTGGGTCGCTGGACGACGAGCGGGTGAAGGTGTTGTGCGAGGACGGCGACGCCTTCGTGCGCCAGACCGACGAGCTGTTCGACCTGGTGCTGCTGGACCTGACCGACCCCGAGACGCCGGCCGGGCCCATGTACACGCCGGACTTCATGGCCGCCGTCCGCCGCGTGCTCGCACCCGGCGGCGCCGTGGTGCTGCACCTGGGCGCGCCGTTCTACGAGCGCGAGCAGGTGCGCAACCTGATCGCCTCGCTGAAGCAGACCTTCCGCAAGGTCTCGCCCTACGGCCTGCACATCCCGCTGTACGGCGCCTACTGGGGCCTGGTGGTCGCCTCCGACGACCTGGACCCGACCGCGATCTCGGCCTCCGAAGTGGCCGCCCGCCTGCACCAGCGCCGGGTCGGCGACCTGCAGTACTACAACCCGCAGGTGCACGGGGCGCTGTTCGCGCTGCCGAACTTCTATCGGGAACTGGCCTGAAGGGGAACCCCCCGGGACGGTCGTCCGTCCGGGGGTCTGGTCATCCCGGCGAACGCCGGAAGCGGTCCTGCAGGTCGGGGACCGGCGGCGGCCGGCCCGGTGGACAATGCCACATCGTCGCGTCAGCGGCCGGG
The sequence above is a segment of the Ramlibacter tataouinensis genome. Coding sequences within it:
- a CDS encoding exonuclease SbcCD subunit D, yielding MKFLHTADWHLGRWFHGSSLLDDQHHVLQQLVALAADEQVDAVVIAGDVYDRAVPPADAVALLGEVLEQLIVGHGIPVILIAGNHDSAERIGFSSRILERQGLFVRGTLGHFAPVVLGEGDARVAFHPLPYVEPTFARALPGGEAVNDHASAMAHVLAQLRAAFEPGRRNVLVGHAFVAGGSESESERPLSVGGSGAVPADSFAGFDYVALGHLHRPQPVGSARIRYSGSLLKYSFQEADHAKSVSVVRMGADGGCEVTEHRLSARRDVRVIRGTLQQLLEARDHNGPRDDYLSAHLTDPGPVFDPMGRLREAYPQLMEIRFARHEQPAGGAASAARDHRRLAPADLFQGFWRDVQGRELAPDHLRAFEGCAQPVIRAAQDGEGA
- the speE gene encoding polyamine aminopropyltransferase — translated: MEGLHLTADLYDCRCEPALMIDADRLAQLCSSLTVAAGLTEVAQRWHTFPEYEGQPGGVTGTLLLAESHLAIHTWPERAAVTLDVYVCNFTDDNSGKARDLIGGLQQAFQPGRAQRQQLQRGGEVTDTSETELVLEPINEQSVFGFRFDRRLLSTRTPFQQLELLESRQLGRTLRLDGRFMTSEADEFFYHEALVHPAAITHGSPERVLILGGGDGGAAEEVLKHPSVQHITLVDLDPGVIEIARRELSKIHRGSLDDERVKVLCEDGDAFVRQTDELFDLVLLDLTDPETPAGPMYTPDFMAAVRRVLAPGGAVVLHLGAPFYEREQVRNLIASLKQTFRKVSPYGLHIPLYGAYWGLVVASDDLDPTAISASEVAARLHQRRVGDLQYYNPQVHGALFALPNFYRELA
- the recC gene encoding exodeoxyribonuclease V subunit gamma, yielding MLHLHFSNRYECLLAELLAQLGDGGGDPLRSDPVIVPSIAHRRALTLAIADREGVCADAEFAFLAQWLWQQAARFLPVQAESPFEPAQLAWRVYQALGDAAFVARFERLQSWLSAAGADEAMRYELATRVAALLGQYLTYRDQLLLRWQQGGATGTLGVDEDWQAALWQRIAADMQVAGEHPFELLVQQLASGGAGAGSSQGLPSRVHVFGLSSMPPLYLRALQQLSRWTEVRLYVLNPCREYWFDLVDARRQQQLRARGIDSFEEGPRLLVSWGRQAQSQLESLLQAENVDSQVHEHYEAAPSPSLLGQLQDALLDLQEIEPGSLQWHEGDRSLEIHACHSLTRELEVLHDHLLALFKADPRLRAGDVLVVTPDLEAAAPLIDAVFGSVPAERRIPFEISGLGRARANQPVRAFLDVLALAASRCTATELHGLLQQPVVARRFGLDEAGLQQVHEWLLEAGVHWALDEDHLRSEGLPVARHTLAAGLERLFLGYAMPDGAAGVLGDLLPSGRAEGSAALPLGALQAFADELRALRRQLAQARPPAQWRQLLHELVECFIDAPTRELEDVVELHGAIDEVVQAMEGAGLQEPVPASVLRQALQAALEDPARGGVPTGRVTFTGMSTLRGLAFPVICAIGLDDGAFPRTERPVEFDLIARHPRPGDRQRGADQRNLFLDLLLAARSSFYASYTGRSIRDNAVLPPSVLVSELLDVLVPGLGGADPQALRQARARLLVEHPLQPFAPESFSDDTPDPRLRSFDAELARALRESAAGRPLPVVTATVADDEDEAVEELVPAFFTGPLAPPEERWRDVPLRQLVAFWRDPSRFLLERRLGLELPRDEQQLVDDEPLLVSFPARSALAQRLLPALLAGDADLAQARQRALAGTEWPEGALGAEELEAELARLDRFSQAVRQLTREAALPAHSGRVPLSLAGEDWRVEGGFADLRPPGRVAWRYDDERASDQVQAWIEHLFLCALAPAGVAACTQSVARNGVRSFPPLDQQQASQQLATLVEGYRDGLSQPLRFFPKPASKLVGGSLAAALNAWRGHKAPGDKDKASYRLAFRGDPDPLNEEFEAHAKAVFEPLQAGSTWREWNVEVGA
- a CDS encoding AAA family ATPase encodes the protein MKPLRLSMQAFGPFAGTQLIDFGLLGGKTFFLIHGPTGSGKTSILDALCFALFGDSSGGERDGAQMRSHYAAPDRLTEVRFDFQLGEQRYRVLRVPEQMRPARRGDGQVRQAAQADLWKLQSEGEGAPEEVLATGWSKVTDKVVELIGFESRQFRQVIVLPQGRFAEFLKSTSAEREKILQVLFGTELYKRIEDALKGAAAELNRQLESARTSRRTLLEQAGAAELQELHARSEAQAGALAALQQQESAALEAARAAEAQFNAGRQAAERFGELDAAQADVTALQAQGPHWGQRRAQLAAARQAAVLVPYAQALQEAQQALAQARLLLAQRQAQLQAAQARDEQARQQQQRQSARSGELDRLVERIGQLEAARERVAALAQAQAEQAAAAARRVQADQAAQAAAEAAAQAAGALARLQADVEAQRPRAASLQAAQLALAQLQQQHKQAVRLQQLQQEVDGVATQLREQQGRVDVAQAGVVAARQARDATFQRWLAGQSARLAQALADGQACPVCGSHEHPAPAHDEAGASIGDEPLARADAALELSQAAWQSAQQQLGALQHQQAQLQGQAGTLQDALDGRSAADIQARLQQATNALADARSAAQALESSLQGLPAAQARAGERADAAQAAQQALHAAEKALEGAQARLREREGGVPAELSGPGSLESALQAATSQRNEIRQAIEQATQAASQAALERARLAAQVDESTQACADAESRHQAKSSEFATRLRDAGFADAQAWDGARLDEAALHQLQAAIEGHDQRLQSARERLQRATAQAEGLARPDLPALEQAHRQAQQAHLDAGKASTQARNELQVTHGFIASLDKLDQAFGELEQRHGVLSGLAEVAGGQNAPRMSFQRYVLATLLEEVLDATSQRLRVMSRGRYEMRRVQQQGDARKSGGLDLEVFDHYTGAARAVGTLSGGESFLASLALALGLSDVVQAHAGGIRLDAIFVDEGFGTLDPEALDFAIRTLKDLQQAGRMVGIISHVAELKDWIDARLELRASRSGSEAAFVV